A portion of the Vicia villosa cultivar HV-30 ecotype Madison, WI unplaced genomic scaffold, Vvil1.0 ctg.000320F_1_1, whole genome shotgun sequence genome contains these proteins:
- the LOC131626708 gene encoding uncharacterized protein LOC131626708, whose amino-acid sequence MEQGPYFIYVKPLFMKYWSIDFELTTDLLRVLPLWITLSNLPLHLWGSKSISKITSAVGRPITTDECTTRKLRISYARVLVEVDITKPVKESVTIQGHNGKEWEQKIEYEWRSKYCQTCLKIGHDCSIKKGIGQQKQVQKFWKPATKPVTVAQKPENLAEEPFIESSEPYKATPEEAWTVIGTNKMDKAKKKIIFTPSNEMLVQNIFTPLGNGTILEWGGGGGAALSNDLNLECKGHHWNVRGINKEARHREVNSYFSTFKVPIIALLETRVKKDNASKIRRKFGNYWSYLDNYSHHHNGRIWLMWKDQEVIINMLQCEEQFLHVEVKNFDNKVLYYATIVYALTISSMGSN is encoded by the coding sequence ATGGAACAAGGTCCTTATTTCATCTATGTTAAGCCGCTTTTCATGAAATATTGGTCCATTGATTTTGAGTTAACAACTGATTTGCTGCGTGTTTTACCCCTTTGGATCACTCTGTCGAATCTGCCACTACATCTATGGGGGAGCAAGAGCATCTCCAAGATAACGAGTGCGGTGGGGAGACCTATCACTACGGATGAATGCACGACTAGGAAACTTAGGATATCCTATGCAAGGGTGTTAGTGGAGGTTGACATTACTAAACCGGTCAAGGAGTCAGTTACCATCCAGGGGCATAATGGTAAGGAATGGGAGCAGAAAATAGAATATGAGTGGAGGTCAAAATACTGCCAGACCTGCCTGAAGATTGGACATGACTGCTCTATCAAGAAAGGAATCGGACAACAGAAACAGGTACAAAAATTTTGGAAGCCAGCCACAAAACCTGTAACTGTGGCACAGAAGCCTGAGAATCTAGCTGAGGAACCATTTATAGAGAGCAGTGAACCATACAAGGCTACACCAGAAGAGGCATGGACTGTTATTGGGACCAATAAAATGGACAAAGCTAAAAAGAAGATCATCTTCACACCTTCTAATGAGATGCTTGTTCAGAACATCTTCACACCTCTTGGAAATGGAACTATCCTagagtggggggggggggggggggcagcACTATCAAATGATCTCAACTTGGAATGTAAGGGGCATCATTGGAATGTAAGGGGCATCAATAAAGAAGCTAGGCATCGAGAAGTTAATTCCTACTTCTCTACTTTTAAGGTACCTATTATTGCCCTGCTTGAGACTAGGGTTAAGAAGGATAATGCTAGTAAAATAAGAAGGAAGTTTGGTAACTACTGGTCATACTTAGACAACTATTCTCACCATCATAATGGGAGGATTTGGTTGATGTGGAAGGACCAGGAAGTCATAATCAATATGTTACAATGTGAGGAACAATTTCTTCATGTGGAAGTAAAGAATTTTGACAATAAGGTTTTGTATTATGCCACTATAGTGTATGCTTTGACAATAAGTTCTATGGGGTCAAATTGA